Proteins from a genomic interval of Bacteroidota bacterium:
- the pth gene encoding aminoacyl-tRNA hydrolase, protein MRFLIAGLGNIGDEYKNTRHNIGFTILDNIAEKENFVFEHARLAFIAKHKIKNRVFFYIKPTTFMNLSGKSIRYWLNYLKIPIENLIVIVDDIAIPFGKIRIRTKGGAGGHNGLEDIINVLGGQNFSRLRFGIGDEFSKGKQVKYVLGEWTDKEISILSDKSTIVYDSIKSIAFEGIAKAMTNYNKK, encoded by the coding sequence TTGAGGTTTTTAATTGCCGGACTTGGGAACATTGGTGATGAGTACAAAAATACTCGTCATAATATCGGCTTTACCATTTTGGACAATATTGCCGAAAAAGAAAATTTTGTATTTGAGCATGCTAGGCTAGCATTTATTGCAAAGCACAAAATTAAAAACAGAGTTTTTTTCTATATTAAACCCACCACTTTTATGAACCTTAGTGGTAAATCAATTAGATACTGGCTTAATTATTTGAAAATACCAATAGAAAATCTCATAGTTATTGTGGATGATATTGCCATACCTTTTGGCAAAATTAGAATACGTACAAAAGGTGGAGCAGGCGGACATAATGGATTAGAAGACATAATTAATGTTTTGGGAGGACAAAATTTTTCACGTCTTCGCTTTGGAATTGGTGATGAATTTTCTAAAGGGAAACAAGTAAAATATGTTCTTGGTGAATGGACAGATAAGGAAATCAGTATTTTAAGTGATAAATCAACTATTGTTTACGATTCAATTAAATCAATTGCTTTTGAGGGAATTGCAAAGGCAATGACAAATTACAATAAAAAATAA
- the dnaA gene encoding chromosomal replication initiator protein DnaA gives MSEQHIEVWKKCLKIIKDNINAQSYKTWFNPIEAVKLEKKVLTIQVPSLFFYEWLEEHYVNLLRKIIKKVIGTGAKLEYNILVENSSSGNAQRTINMPASHFSNDGGMEISMPVNISNSIKNPFIIPGLKKIKVDPQLNSNFNFKQFVEGECNRLARSAGLAVAAKPGGTSFNPLFIYGGVGLGKTHLAQAIGNEVRNNFRNKVILYVSAEQFTNQFIESLKNKIVNDFINFYQLIDVLIVDDVQFFSKKEKTQDIFFHIFNSLHQNGKQIVLTSDRSPKDIQGLEERLLSRFKWGLSADLQKPDFETRIAIFENKMYADGIEMPRDVVEYIAYHVNTSVRELEGALISILAQASYNKKEMSVDLAKEVLKGFIRKSSKDLTIEHIQRLVADHLNISIDDIKAKTRKREIVQARQISMFFSKKLTNSSLCVIGKHFGGRDHSTVIHACQTVNDLIDTDKNYENRMKEIQKFININLG, from the coding sequence ATGAGCGAACAGCATATTGAAGTTTGGAAGAAATGTCTTAAAATTATTAAAGATAATATTAATGCACAAAGTTACAAAACATGGTTTAATCCAATTGAAGCGGTTAAATTAGAAAAAAAGGTACTTACTATTCAGGTGCCTAGTCTTTTCTTTTATGAGTGGCTTGAAGAACATTATGTTAATTTGTTGCGTAAAATAATAAAAAAAGTAATTGGTACCGGTGCTAAATTAGAATATAATATCCTTGTGGAAAACAGCAGTTCAGGAAATGCTCAAAGAACGATAAATATGCCGGCATCTCATTTTAGTAATGATGGTGGTATGGAAATATCAATGCCTGTTAACATTAGTAATTCTATAAAAAATCCATTTATTATTCCTGGTTTAAAAAAGATAAAAGTTGATCCTCAGTTAAATAGTAATTTTAATTTCAAACAATTTGTAGAAGGTGAATGTAACAGGCTTGCACGTAGTGCTGGTTTGGCAGTTGCTGCAAAACCGGGTGGTACTTCTTTTAATCCGCTTTTTATTTATGGAGGTGTTGGCTTAGGAAAAACTCATCTGGCTCAGGCAATAGGGAATGAGGTTAGAAATAATTTTAGAAATAAAGTAATACTGTATGTTTCTGCTGAACAATTTACTAACCAATTTATTGAATCATTAAAAAATAAAATTGTTAATGATTTTATTAATTTTTATCAACTAATTGATGTTCTCATTGTTGATGATGTTCAGTTCTTTTCTAAAAAGGAAAAAACACAAGATATTTTCTTTCATATTTTTAATAGTTTACATCAAAATGGAAAGCAAATAGTTCTTACCTCCGATAGATCTCCAAAAGATATTCAAGGATTGGAAGAACGATTACTTTCAAGATTTAAATGGGGATTATCAGCAGATCTTCAAAAGCCTGACTTTGAAACAAGGATTGCAATTTTTGAAAACAAAATGTATGCTGACGGTATAGAAATGCCTAGGGATGTTGTTGAATATATTGCATACCATGTAAATACTAGTGTTAGAGAGCTTGAAGGTGCTTTGATATCAATCCTTGCTCAGGCATCTTACAATAAAAAAGAAATGTCGGTTGATTTGGCAAAAGAGGTACTTAAAGGATTTATTAGAAAATCATCAAAAGACCTCACAATTGAACATATTCAAAGACTGGTTGCCGATCATTTAAATATAAGTATTGATGATATAAAAGCAAAAACTAGAAAAAGAGAAATTGTGCAAGCACGTCAGATTTCAATGTTTTTCTCTAAAAAACTTACTAATTCTTCACTTTGTGTAATTGGTAAACATTTTGGAGGACGCGATCATTCAACAGTAATTCATGCTTGTCAAACTGTTAATGATTTAATTGACACTGATAAAAATTATGAAAATAGAATGAAGGAAATTCAAAAATTCATTAATATTAATCTAGGTTAA
- a CDS encoding RsmE family RNA methyltransferase, giving the protein MNQILFFEPLLKKTSKVISLNAEESHHLTRVLRLKINDEVLVCNGKGIISKTKIISILKNNVNLEITESKEHTKPQPIIHLAFSPLKKRIKNEWIVEKSTELGVSSISFFQSKHSERVNVNNERMRKVVISAVKQSLNPFKPLINELQNFESLIKNYNDTKYLKLIAYCGTSEKEHFSKYIKKGNKEVVLIIGAEGGFSEEEINFAKSNDFITVNLGKLRLRSETAALSMLSGILALAQK; this is encoded by the coding sequence ATGAATCAAATTTTATTTTTTGAACCTTTATTAAAAAAAACTTCAAAAGTAATTTCTTTAAATGCAGAAGAAAGTCATCACTTAACACGAGTATTACGATTAAAAATAAATGATGAAGTACTTGTTTGTAATGGGAAAGGAATTATTTCAAAAACTAAAATTATTAGTATTTTAAAAAATAATGTAAATCTTGAGATTACGGAAAGCAAAGAACACACAAAGCCACAACCGATAATTCATCTTGCTTTTAGCCCTTTAAAAAAAAGGATTAAAAATGAATGGATAGTTGAGAAATCAACAGAACTCGGAGTAAGTTCTATAAGTTTTTTTCAAAGTAAACATTCGGAGCGAGTGAATGTAAATAATGAAAGAATGAGGAAGGTTGTAATTAGTGCAGTAAAGCAATCACTAAATCCTTTTAAGCCATTAATTAATGAACTTCAAAACTTTGAAAGCCTTATTAAAAACTATAACGACACAAAATATTTAAAATTAATAGCCTATTGCGGAACATCAGAAAAAGAGCATTTTTCAAAATATATAAAAAAAGGAAATAAAGAAGTAGTACTGATTATTGGAGCAGAAGGTGGTTTTTCTGAGGAAGAAATTAACTTTGCAAAATCCAATGATTTCATTACTGTTAATTTAGGAAAACTTCGGCTTAGGTCTGAAACAGCAGCATTGTCAATGCTATCAGGGATCTTAGCTTTAGCTCAAAAATAA
- a CDS encoding metallophosphatase has product MEESKKINRRKFIRNSVYAGAGIWLSSKIPFNSFAKNDVKKITILSTNDTHSRIEPFPMDGSRNQGLAGCARRATLIKKIRKEEKNVLLFDAGDIIQGTPYFNYFNGELEFKLMSEMKYDGAVIGNHEFDAGLNTLAKNIKNSSFPFIISNYDVSETPLKNLTINNKVFEMDGIKIGVFGLGIELQGLVSESLYKNIKYLDPTKVAIEQENILKNEKKCDLIICISHLGFDYESNKINDIKIAQKTNYINYIISGHTHTFMKKPEIIENAEGAECQIFQQGFAGIYLGRMDFYFEKDLKPKVKHSKTLKIY; this is encoded by the coding sequence ATGGAAGAATCAAAAAAAATTAATAGGCGTAAGTTTATAAGAAATTCAGTTTATGCAGGAGCAGGAATATGGCTTTCGAGCAAAATACCCTTTAATTCTTTTGCAAAAAATGATGTAAAAAAAATTACCATTTTAAGTACTAATGATACACACAGCAGGATTGAACCATTTCCGATGGATGGAAGTAGAAATCAAGGATTAGCAGGTTGTGCAAGAAGAGCGACTTTAATTAAAAAAATCCGTAAAGAAGAAAAAAATGTATTGCTTTTTGATGCAGGTGATATTATTCAAGGTACACCTTATTTTAACTATTTCAATGGAGAGCTTGAATTTAAGCTAATGTCGGAAATGAAATATGATGGAGCTGTAATTGGTAATCATGAATTTGATGCAGGCTTGAATACTTTGGCAAAAAATATTAAAAATTCAAGTTTTCCATTTATAATTTCTAATTATGATGTTTCTGAAACTCCTTTGAAAAATCTTACCATTAATAATAAAGTATTTGAAATGGATGGAATTAAGATTGGAGTTTTCGGACTTGGAATAGAACTTCAAGGATTGGTATCTGAAAGTTTGTACAAGAATATAAAATATTTGGATCCGACAAAAGTTGCTATTGAGCAAGAAAATATTTTGAAAAATGAGAAAAAATGCGATTTAATAATATGTATTTCTCATTTAGGATTTGATTATGAATCTAATAAAATAAATGATATAAAAATTGCTCAAAAAACAAACTATATTAATTACATAATAAGTGGTCATACTCATACCTTTATGAAAAAACCTGAAATAATTGAAAACGCAGAAGGTGCTGAGTGTCAGATATTTCAACAGGGCTTTGCAGGTATTTACCTCGGACGGATGGATTTTTATTTTGAAAAAGATTTGAAGCCGAAAGTCAAGCACAGCAAGACTTTAAAAATTTATTAA
- the lpdA gene encoding dihydrolipoyl dehydrogenase, producing the protein MYDIIIIGSGPGGYVAAIRATQLGKKVAVVERESLGGICLNWGCIPTKALLRSAQIANDIKNASSYGISIDNVKVDFNAIIKRSREISEKMSKGVKYLFKKNKIDLLQGNGKLLENKKVEVDFNGEKTIYEATNIIIATGSRAAQLPNIKIDGKKIIGYRQALSLENQPDEMLVIGSGAIGSELAYFYNSIGTKVTLVELLPTIVPNEDEEVAKQLARSFKKNKIKVFTNSSVEKVDISADKCKVFLKTKKGEEIIEADVVLSAVGITPNTENIGLEEVGISTTKGKIDVDNFYKTNIDGVFAIGDIVHGPALAHVASAEGIICVEKIAGLSPEKLDYTNIPACTYTQPELASVGLTEDAAIESGYEIRKGKFPFTASGKASASGHYEGFVKLIFNSKDDKIIGAHLIGSNVTEMIAEIIISKKMGATGHDILKSVHPHPTMSEAIMEAAASAYNEAIHI; encoded by the coding sequence ATGTATGATATTATAATTATAGGTAGTGGTCCCGGAGGATATGTAGCAGCAATAAGAGCTACTCAACTTGGGAAAAAAGTTGCAGTTGTTGAAAGAGAATCTTTGGGTGGTATTTGCTTAAACTGGGGTTGTATTCCTACAAAAGCTCTACTTCGCTCAGCTCAAATTGCCAATGACATAAAAAATGCTTCAAGCTATGGTATTAGCATAGACAATGTGAAAGTAGATTTTAATGCAATTATAAAACGTTCAAGAGAAATTTCCGAAAAGATGTCAAAAGGCGTAAAATATCTTTTCAAAAAAAATAAAATTGATTTATTACAAGGAAACGGGAAATTATTAGAAAATAAAAAGGTTGAAGTAGATTTTAATGGAGAAAAAACAATTTATGAAGCTACAAATATAATTATTGCAACAGGTTCAAGGGCTGCTCAGTTGCCAAATATAAAAATTGACGGCAAAAAAATTATAGGCTACAGACAAGCTTTGTCATTAGAAAATCAACCTGATGAAATGCTTGTAATTGGATCGGGTGCAATTGGTTCTGAGTTGGCATATTTTTATAATTCAATTGGAACAAAAGTTACTCTTGTAGAATTGTTACCAACAATAGTTCCTAATGAAGATGAAGAAGTTGCAAAACAATTGGCAAGGAGTTTTAAAAAGAATAAAATTAAAGTTTTTACAAATTCTTCTGTAGAAAAAGTTGACATATCTGCTGATAAATGTAAAGTATTTTTAAAAACAAAAAAGGGTGAAGAGATTATTGAAGCAGATGTTGTACTTAGTGCAGTAGGAATCACACCCAACACAGAAAATATTGGATTGGAGGAAGTAGGAATTTCAACCACTAAAGGTAAAATTGACGTTGACAATTTTTATAAAACAAATATTGATGGTGTTTTTGCAATTGGCGATATTGTTCATGGACCTGCATTGGCACATGTTGCCTCTGCCGAAGGAATTATTTGTGTTGAAAAAATAGCAGGTTTATCTCCTGAAAAACTTGACTATACTAATATTCCTGCTTGTACTTACACACAACCCGAACTTGCCTCTGTTGGATTAACAGAAGATGCTGCAATAGAATCCGGCTATGAAATAAGGAAAGGAAAATTTCCTTTCACCGCCTCTGGTAAGGCATCAGCCTCAGGACATTATGAGGGATTTGTAAAATTGATATTTAATTCTAAGGATGATAAAATTATTGGTGCTCATTTAATCGGTAGCAATGTAACCGAAATGATTGCTGAAATAATTATTTCAAAAAAAATGGGAGCCACAGGACATGATATTTTGAAATCAGTTCATCCTCATCCTACAATGTCGGAAGCAATAATGGAAGCTGCCGCTTCAGCTTACAATGAAGCAATTCATATATAA
- a CDS encoding ATP-binding protein, with protein MIIDELKRLKESEDKVEFKEAKTQYNYNNGRRSVLGYVVALANEGGGKLILGVRENNNGLHIITGSAAWEGREGKLAEDIYRDKQIRIQTEVLHEGDKRVLVIHIPSRPVGKTLKFEDIPLMRVGEDLLPMSDEQLFKILQEQEPDFSAKICEGLTIDDIDENAIDILKEKYAKKQNNPGFKTQSNEQVLIDLDLMIDGKLSNAALILIGKKGKIHNILPQAKVIIEYRRSDTAIESDNRVEIQEPLFVAIDKIWDYINQPASNPTFKLKQGPYIFDLPFFKEDIIREAVLNAIVHRDYTITSEIVIKQYPNKIVITNPGGFPRGVNLENLLTVNSTPRSRLLADILLKTGLVERSGQGVDKLFLYSLMESKPVPDYFSTSMLQVELKISADIQDPSFLIFANEEQSQRDENNKLGVFDLITLDKIRIGISSGLNRDIVQKLYTQNVIKRSGKTTSEIYTLGDKYFEITQTEDKIVGYRPIYLSMIAEGYQSKNKLSVSDFMEIFEDKLTRDQMRYMIEKLVKDDVLTQEGTGKGTKYRLNVEDSKGDLFDLIKKILMK; from the coding sequence ATGATAATAGACGAATTAAAACGACTTAAAGAAAGCGAAGATAAAGTTGAGTTTAAAGAAGCTAAAACCCAATACAATTATAATAATGGCAGGCGAAGTGTATTGGGTTATGTTGTTGCTCTTGCAAATGAAGGTGGAGGAAAATTAATTCTTGGAGTAAGAGAGAATAATAACGGCTTGCATATCATTACCGGTTCTGCAGCTTGGGAAGGGCGAGAAGGCAAATTAGCCGAGGATATTTACCGTGATAAACAAATCAGGATTCAAACAGAAGTTTTACATGAAGGAGATAAGCGCGTATTGGTTATTCATATTCCTTCCAGACCAGTTGGTAAAACACTGAAATTTGAAGATATTCCATTAATGCGGGTTGGTGAGGATTTATTACCGATGAGCGATGAACAATTATTTAAAATTCTTCAGGAACAAGAACCCGATTTTTCTGCTAAGATTTGCGAAGGTTTAACAATTGATGATATTGACGAGAACGCAATAGATATCTTAAAAGAGAAGTATGCCAAAAAGCAAAATAATCCCGGTTTTAAAACGCAATCAAACGAACAGGTACTAATCGACCTCGACCTGATGATTGATGGCAAGTTATCTAATGCGGCATTAATCCTTATCGGTAAAAAAGGCAAAATACATAATATCTTACCACAAGCAAAAGTAATTATTGAATATCGAAGAAGCGATACAGCAATTGAATCTGATAACAGGGTAGAAATACAAGAACCTTTATTCGTTGCTATTGATAAAATTTGGGATTATATCAATCAGCCTGCAAGCAATCCTACATTTAAACTAAAACAAGGGCCATATATTTTCGATCTACCTTTCTTTAAAGAGGACATTATCAGAGAAGCTGTATTAAATGCAATTGTTCACAGAGATTATACAATTACCAGTGAGATAGTTATTAAACAATATCCAAACAAAATAGTTATTACAAACCCAGGTGGTTTTCCTCGTGGTGTGAATCTGGAAAATTTACTTACAGTTAACAGCACTCCCCGAAGCAGGTTACTTGCCGACATTCTATTAAAAACCGGATTGGTTGAACGTTCAGGTCAGGGAGTTGACAAATTATTTTTATACAGTCTCATGGAATCAAAGCCTGTCCCAGACTATTTTAGCACAAGTATGCTCCAGGTCGAATTAAAAATATCTGCCGACATTCAAGACCCTTCATTTTTAATTTTTGCAAATGAAGAACAAAGCCAACGTGATGAAAACAACAAACTTGGCGTTTTTGATTTAATCACTCTGGATAAAATACGAATAGGTATATCAAGTGGCTTGAATAGAGATATTGTACAGAAATTATATACTCAAAATGTAATTAAAAGAAGTGGCAAAACCACAAGTGAAATATATACACTTGGAGATAAGTATTTTGAAATTACACAAACAGAAGATAAAATTGTTGGTTATCGACCAATTTATCTGAGTATGATAGCAGAAGGATATCAAAGTAAAAATAAACTTAGTGTAAGTGATTTTATGGAAATATTTGAAGATAAATTAACTCGTGACCAGATGCGTTATATGATTGAAAAACTTGTTAAAGATGATGTATTAACTCAAGAAGGAACTGGAAAGGGAACTAAGTACAGACTTAATGTAGAAGATAGTAAGGGAGATTTATTTGATTTAATAAAGAAAATCTTAATGAAATGA
- a CDS encoding DUF4159 domain-containing protein, with amino-acid sequence MNKLKISITIAFTILLSFNLFSQNSSVKIGRLVYKGGGDWYANPTSLPNLIKFCNENLNTNINDAEDIEVGSKDIFNYPFIHMTGHGNVVFNFSEAENLRKYLISGGFLHIDDNYGMDSYIRPEIKKVFPESELVELPFSHSIYHQKYDFPKGLPKIHQHDKNSPQGFGIFYQGRLVIYYTYECDLGDGWEDKSVHHDPDATRLKALKMGANIIQFVFMGEKE; translated from the coding sequence ATGAATAAATTAAAAATATCCATAACAATAGCTTTCACAATACTGCTTTCCTTCAATTTGTTTTCTCAAAATAGCAGTGTAAAAATAGGAAGATTGGTTTATAAAGGAGGAGGAGATTGGTATGCAAATCCCACATCATTACCTAACCTCATTAAGTTTTGTAACGAAAATCTTAACACAAATATTAATGATGCTGAAGATATTGAGGTAGGGAGTAAGGACATTTTCAACTATCCTTTTATCCACATGACGGGTCATGGAAATGTTGTTTTTAATTTTTCTGAAGCAGAAAATTTACGAAAATATTTAATTAGCGGAGGTTTTCTTCACATTGACGATAATTATGGAATGGACTCATACATTCGTCCTGAAATAAAAAAAGTTTTCCCAGAAAGTGAATTAGTAGAATTACCCTTTTCTCATTCAATTTATCATCAAAAATATGATTTTCCAAAAGGCTTGCCAAAGATACATCAACACGATAAAAATTCTCCACAGGGATTTGGAATTTTTTACCAAGGGCGTTTGGTTATTTATTACACTTATGAATGTGATTTGGGTGATGGGTGGGAAGACAAGAGTGTTCACCACGACCCCGATGCAACACGATTAAAAGCATTAAAAATGGGAGCTAATATTATCCAATTTGTTTTTATGGGAGAAAAGGAATAA
- a CDS encoding 50S ribosomal protein L25 produces MKKFVLTGKLRDTSTKKEINRLRKEGFVPAVIYGDKIKENISIYCFINDLRDLVYTDQVYMVVLNVEGKEYKTVIKNIQFNPLSDDPIHLDFMEVTDDKEIKIYYPISLVGTPLGITEGGKVFRKLRKIRLKGKVSDLPETLEINIEHLKLGDTLKIGEIEIPNIEVLASDNTPVVGVSIPKLVELPEVGEEGLTDEELEEGEGEEGDKEGEEGEEGEKEAEATEEKDSK; encoded by the coding sequence ATGAAAAAGTTCGTGTTGACTGGGAAGTTAAGAGATACTTCAACCAAAAAAGAAATTAACAGACTAAGAAAAGAAGGTTTTGTGCCGGCAGTTATTTATGGCGATAAAATAAAAGAAAACATAAGCATTTACTGTTTTATAAATGACTTAAGAGATTTAGTTTATACAGACCAAGTTTATATGGTTGTTTTAAATGTGGAAGGTAAAGAATATAAAACTGTTATAAAAAATATTCAATTTAATCCTTTATCTGATGACCCAATCCATTTAGATTTTATGGAAGTTACAGATGACAAAGAAATAAAAATATACTATCCAATTTCACTGGTTGGGACTCCTTTAGGTATTACAGAAGGTGGAAAAGTATTTAGAAAATTAAGAAAAATACGTTTAAAAGGAAAAGTTTCAGACTTACCTGAAACATTGGAAATAAATATTGAACATCTAAAATTAGGAGATACTTTAAAAATTGGAGAAATTGAAATCCCGAATATTGAAGTTCTTGCATCCGATAATACTCCTGTAGTGGGCGTTTCTATTCCAAAATTGGTTGAACTTCCAGAAGTTGGTGAAGAAGGATTAACTGATGAAGAACTTGAAGAAGGAGAAGGAGAAGAAGGAGACAAAGAAGGAGAAGAAGGAGAAGAAGGAGAGAAAGAAGCTGAAGCAACTGAAGAGAAAGATTCTAAGTAG
- a CDS encoding class I SAM-dependent RNA methyltransferase, producing MKVNKDNFEIIVKTFQGLEDVLIKEIKNLGVDHVEKKIRAVSFIGNNELLYKANLNLRTALKILKPIAQFKARDDFNLYKKIQQIDWSTYMSHRDTLFIGSTVYSDYFKHSKYVIHKTKDAIVDQFMKKNNKRPNIDLENPILKIDVHIINDNCTISLDSSGKPLNQRGYRLETNEAPINEVLAAGLILLSNWKKDSSFIDPMCGSGTIPIEAAMIANNIAPNINRQHFGFFNWKGFNKAIWTRIHEEALNNEIRFKHKIYGYDKSPRAIRISKKNLAESKMRDKVTFEVRDFEELEPPKEKGMLIINPPYNERLQNIDVESFYEMIGDRFKQKFTGYDACILSANIDAIKKVGLRTSFKIHLNNGGLKCKYHKYQIYKGSKKNKF from the coding sequence TTGAAAGTTAATAAAGACAATTTTGAGATTATTGTAAAAACATTCCAAGGATTAGAGGACGTTCTTATTAAGGAAATTAAAAATCTTGGAGTTGATCATGTTGAAAAAAAAATACGTGCTGTTAGTTTTATAGGAAACAACGAACTACTTTACAAAGCTAACTTAAACTTGAGAACAGCATTAAAAATTTTAAAACCAATTGCCCAATTTAAAGCAAGAGACGATTTTAATCTTTACAAAAAAATTCAGCAAATCGACTGGTCAACTTATATGAGTCATCGCGACACCTTGTTTATTGGTAGCACTGTTTATTCCGACTATTTTAAGCATTCGAAATATGTGATACATAAAACCAAAGATGCAATAGTTGACCAATTTATGAAAAAAAACAATAAGCGACCAAACATTGATCTTGAGAATCCTATTTTAAAAATTGATGTTCATATTATTAATGACAATTGTACAATATCACTTGACAGCTCAGGAAAGCCACTAAATCAAAGGGGTTACAGATTAGAAACCAATGAAGCACCGATAAATGAAGTTCTTGCAGCAGGATTAATTTTACTTTCAAACTGGAAAAAAGATTCTAGTTTTATTGACCCTATGTGTGGCTCGGGAACAATTCCTATTGAAGCGGCAATGATTGCAAATAATATTGCTCCAAACATAAACCGTCAACATTTTGGTTTTTTTAATTGGAAAGGTTTTAACAAAGCTATTTGGACACGGATTCATGAAGAAGCTTTAAATAACGAAATACGATTTAAGCATAAGATATATGGATACGATAAATCACCAAGAGCAATAAGAATTTCAAAAAAGAACCTTGCAGAATCAAAAATGCGTGATAAAGTAACTTTTGAAGTCAGGGACTTTGAAGAGCTTGAACCTCCAAAAGAAAAAGGAATGTTGATAATAAATCCACCCTACAATGAGAGGTTGCAAAATATTGATGTTGAGAGTTTTTACGAAATGATAGGTGATAGATTTAAACAAAAATTTACAGGATATGATGCATGTATTTTAAGTGCAAATATTGATGCAATAAAAAAAGTAGGTCTTAGAACTTCTTTTAAAATACACCTCAACAACGGTGGGTTAAAATGTAAATACCATAAGTATCAAATTTATAAAGGAAGTAAAAAGAATAAATTTTAG
- a CDS encoding ribose-phosphate pyrophosphokinase — translation MPAKFNPIKIFAGNASFDLGQKISRAFGIDLGDLSIIKFKDGEIQPNFNESIRGCDVFLIQSTYSPSDNLMELLLMIDAAKRASANNINVVIPYFGYARQDRKDKPRVSIGAKLLADIIHTAGATRVMTMDLHAAQIQGFFPIPVVHLDSSVLFIPYIEDLDLSDLVIASPDIGGTKRARAFADKLHSEIVISDKHRVKANEVAEMRIIGNVEGKNVIIVDDMIDTGNTLVKAAQLMIDSGAKSVRALATHPVFSEDAIKNLENSKLEEIVVCDTIPLKKRSSKIKVLSISTLFAKAIHNVYEHESISSLFNMPGAIQKKFKF, via the coding sequence ATGCCGGCAAAGTTTAATCCGATAAAAATATTTGCAGGAAATGCTTCATTTGATCTTGGGCAAAAAATTTCACGTGCTTTTGGTATTGATCTTGGAGATCTAAGTATTATAAAGTTTAAAGATGGTGAGATTCAACCCAATTTTAATGAATCAATTCGTGGTTGTGATGTATTTCTTATTCAATCAACTTATTCCCCTTCAGATAATTTAATGGAATTATTATTAATGATTGATGCAGCAAAAAGGGCATCAGCTAACAACATTAATGTAGTAATTCCTTATTTTGGATATGCTAGGCAGGATAGAAAAGACAAACCCCGAGTATCTATTGGAGCAAAACTATTAGCCGATATTATTCACACAGCAGGTGCTACTAGGGTTATGACAATGGATTTACATGCTGCACAAATTCAGGGATTTTTTCCTATACCTGTTGTTCACCTTGATTCCTCAGTTCTTTTTATTCCATATATTGAAGACCTTGATTTATCAGACTTAGTGATTGCTTCTCCTGATATTGGTGGAACTAAGCGTGCAAGAGCATTTGCAGATAAGTTACATTCCGAAATAGTTATTTCTGATAAGCACAGAGTAAAGGCTAATGAAGTTGCAGAAATGAGGATAATTGGAAATGTTGAGGGTAAAAATGTGATAATTGTTGATGACATGATTGATACAGGAAACACACTTGTTAAAGCTGCTCAATTGATGATAGATTCAGGAGCAAAAAGTGTAAGAGCATTAGCTACACATCCTGTTTTTTCGGAAGATGCAATAAAAAATCTTGAAAATTCAAAATTGGAAGAAATCGTTGTTTGCGATACTATTCCGTTAAAAAAAAGATCTAGTAAAATTAAAGTTCTTTCAATTTCAACCCTATTTGCAAAGGCTATTCATAATGTTTATGAGCATGAGTCTATAAGCTCATTGTTTAATATGCCGGGAGCAATACAAAAAAAGTTTAAATTCTAA